The Plasmodium sp. gorilla clade G2 genome assembly, chromosome: 4 genome has a segment encoding these proteins:
- a CDS encoding AP-4 complex subunit sigma, putative, producing MIEFLLMVNKQGQTRLSQYYNHLSIEEKTILEGELIRKCLSRVDYQCSFLQYREYKIIYRRYASLYLIVGVSDQDVNEFAILEMIHNIIEILDKYYENVCELDIMFNIDKTHFIIDEIICNGQICDMNKNNVLRPILLMDKVSLKM from the exons atgataGAATTTTTGTTAATGGTCAATAAACAAGGTCAAACTAGATTAAGCcaatattataatcatttaagTATTGAAGAGAAAACTATATTAGAAGGAGAACTTATAAGAAAATGTTTATCAAGAGTGGATTATCAATGTTCTTTCTTACAATATAgggaatataaaattatttatagaag GTATGCAAGCTTATACCTCATCGTTGGTGTATCAGACCAAGACGTTAACGAATTTGCTATTCTCGAAATGATACATAACATCATAGAAATCCtggataaatattatgaaaatgttTGTGAATTAGATATCATGTTCAATATTGATAAaacacattttattatagaCGAAATTATTTGTAATGGACAAATTTGTGATATGAACAAAAACAATGTATTGAGACCAATTCTGTTAATGGATAAAGTTTctttaaaaatgtaa